One window of Manihot esculenta cultivar AM560-2 chromosome 17, M.esculenta_v8, whole genome shotgun sequence genomic DNA carries:
- the LOC110605251 gene encoding uncharacterized protein LOC110605251, protein MEERKLNLNVPLLSVRRSSTPTFRKSSTPTSSSNGANGKKPENSHLNRRHTLPCHKSDFNLEQVTEPVAVPFHWEQIPGRPKDGSLPDPRSRKEASVTTRSPSQRMLDVIKNLKGKKTEDQDVFMPQNEGKTSRNIAVSRLDYLKEGVNEKTGFNSDNDDDDDVYSDALETLSPTDSFSVNCSVSGVSGFDNQIVKRSGTFSADLQTRDFMMSRFLPAAKAMTLETPHYASKKQPVSGEQPRQIIKVVHPGRAAPVNRNESLKALPYHQDIEDEESEDECDDCADSSSIATKGCGLLPRLCVKNSLCLLNPVPAMKLRTLASMSSARDEIKKLSKAAYSRSQSPTVKKPAKDPVNKQKQANEVRSPRLVGIENKLSCGSNRFSYASDRQMISRTSPFRRSGVISPYRNQVPQSPSGGGGFLGAPKELEDLKANKVNLFRKGFKSQELVSYHGIRRGSCPVTPPVEKTLYVDTVNVAGLLCSNSGSSDVKKGFVDSPEKDLKSLVNSREIQKTAAPESFSEDVKPLNFPGGMGKLEHKCLKSGEADLNLLSDKSPHKGETDRFEDLSQESKALVCVSTTSEGNLNVDSDQISSIDSENAKNSLVQTPLPPLLPKTPSESWLWRTLPSVSSQNLSSHLHRGTTFQSKRQDPKTSSISSKWENIVKSSYLHKDHVRYSEELFPHASQQSKS, encoded by the exons ATGGAGGAAAGGAAGTTGAATTTAAATGTGCCACTTTTATCAGTTAGGAGGTCTTCCACTCCAACATTTAGGAAATCTTCTACTCCAACATCATCTTCAAATGGAGCAAACGGGAAAAAACCCGAAAACTCCCACCTCAATAGACGCCATACTCTTCCTTGTCATAAATCGGATTTCAATTTAGAGCAAGTGACAGAACCAGTTGCGGTTCCTTTTCATTGGGAACAGATCCCTGGAAGGCCCAAGGATGGTAGCTTGCCTGATCCTCGGAGCCGAAAGGAGGCATCTGTTACTACAAGGTCTCCTTCTCAGAGGATGTTAGATGTTATAAAGAACCTGAAGGGAAAAAAAACTGAAGATCAAGACGTGTTTATGCCTCAAAATGAAGGAAAAACTTCCAGGAATATCGCTGTGAGTAGATTGGATTACTTGAAGGAGGGAGTGAATGAGAAAACAGGCTTCAATTCAGACAatgatgacgatgatgatgTTTACTCTGATGCACTAGAAACATTATCTCCTACTGATTCATTCTCCGTGAACTGTAGTGTAAGTGGTGTGAGTGGGTTTGATAATCAGATTGTGAAGCGATCAGGAACTTTCTCCGCTGATCTGCAAACCCGAGATTTCATGATGAGCCGCTTCTTGCCTGCTGCCAAGGCAATGACATTGGAGACACCTCATTATGCTTCAAAAAAGCAACCTGTATCGGGTGAACAACCTAGGCAGATTATCAAGGTTGTTCATCCAGGTAGGGCAGCTCCTGTTAATCGAAATGAATCTTTAAAAGCCCTACCTTACCACCAGGATATTGAAGATGAAGAAAGTGAAGATGAATGTGATGATTGTGCTGATTCTAGCAGTATAGCAACCAAAGGTTGTGGTCTGCTTCCTCGGTTATGCGTAAAGAATTCTTTGTGCCTCTTAAATCCTGTTCCTGCAATGAAACTTAGGACTCTGGCATCAATGTCTTCCGCCCGTGATGAGATCAAAAAACTAAGCAAAGCAGCTTATTCCAGGTCTCAGAGTCCAACTGTAAAGAAG CCTGCCAAGGATCCTGTCAATAAACAAAAACAAGCAAACGAAGTTCGATCGCCTAGGCTGGTAGGCATTGAGAACAAGCTAAGTTGTGGATCCAATCGGTTCTCATATGCAAGTGACCGGCAAATGATCAGTCGGACGTCTCCTTTTAGGCGTTCAGGAGTCATATCTCCTTACCGCAATCAAGTGCCTCAGTCACCCTCCGGTGGTGGGGGTTTTTTGGGCGCTCCTAAAGAACTCGAGGATTTGAAAGCTAATAAAGTGAATTTGTTTAGGAAAGGCTTTAAATCTCAGGAACTAGTATCTTATCATGGGATTAGACGAGGATCTTGCCCCGTAACGCCCCCTGTTGAGAAGACATTATATGTAGATACTGTAAATGTGGCTGGATTATTATGTTCaaattctggctcctctgatgTCAAGAAGGGTTTTGTGGACTCTCCAGAGAAGGATCTTAAATCTCTGGTAAATAGCAGAGAAATTCAAAAAACTGCTGCGCCAGAATCTTTCTCAGAAGATGTGAAACCCCTGAATTTCCCAGGTGGAATGGGTAAACTGGAACATAAGTGCTTGAAGTCTGGTGAAGCTGATTTAAATCTTCTCTCAGACAAGTCACCTCACAAAGGCGAAACAGACAGGTTTGAGGACTTATCTCAGGAATCAAAGGCCTTGGTGTGTGTAAGTACCACCTCAGAAGGAAACCTAAATGTTGATAGCGATCAGATATCAAGCATTGATTCAGAAAATGCAAAAAACAGTTTAGTGCAGACTCCTCTTCCCCCACTTCTACCAAAAACTCCTTCTGAATCTTGGCTTTGGCGTACCCTGCCTTCTGTTTCCTCGCAAAATTTGTCATCACATTTACACCGAGGCACCACTTTCCAGAGCAAGCGGCAGGATCCCAAAACATCCTCTATCAGTTCCAAATGGGAGAATATTGTAAAATCATCATATTTGCACAAGGATCATGTACGATATTCTGAG GAACTATTTCCTCATGCTTCTCAGCAATCTAAAAGTTAA